The following is a genomic window from Phaseolus vulgaris cultivar G19833 chromosome 6, P. vulgaris v2.0, whole genome shotgun sequence.
CCTTAAAATCAACTTATGTACTTCAAGTTTTGATCCAATTCTCTAATAAACATAACACAGACTGTAGTTTAATATTACATATTCActgtaaaaaagtaaaaaaatggtaaataataatataaagaaaaaaacctCTTTGCAGGTTCTCTGGTGCGCTGCCAACAGCTCATTGTATTTGATTTGCAGATCGGAGAATTCGGCCTGCAATTTTTCATACTCAGGTATGGAAGGACAGCTCAACTTCTGTTGAATGAACCTGCGAAGAGAAGCGTGTGTGTCACATGCGTGGAGTCACAAACAAGAATGGAAAGTGAAGAAGTGAACATACTCAACGGCAGAAGAAGGCTTGTCGTTTTGCTCGTACAAAGCAACCAGAACTTCAAAAACGCCAAATTGGGAACAAAGAAAGCAACAAGAGTTATTAATTAACAGAGCAATTACTTGAAAAACGCAGAGAGGGATATGCGAATGGGAAAGAAACCTTTGGTGAGAGCATCCACAGCTCCACTTGTTTCCAGATATTTTCTAAAACCTTCCTTCTTCGCTTCTTTTTCCTACAATTAATTCATAATAACTTTTACATTCTCAGATTCATTCATATTAACTGAGAAAAGGGAAAAACagaaagaaaatcataaaactTGGAACCTCTTTGTATCGCATCATCATCTGTTTAGATCCACACCCAATGTTTCTGTTCCTTGCTTTGCCACCTCCCACCACTCTTCATACTCATTAAATAATTCTTGGTGGTTTAATGGAGAAAAACAATGTCAaagtctattttttatttatttatttaacaagTCTCATTTATTGtgtattaacaaaattatgcaAGAAAATACATTGTTATAACGTTTCCTTCATCCTTAAGGTATATCTTTTTTATCCAAGtagtttttgaaataaaattcatttaagATAATCTTAGAAGTAAAAgtacaataaatatattacataGCCTCTCaaatgttttcttaaaaaatagttcctaattttttatatacaataaCATAGAGATTaatggatatttttttttcattaaattcaAAGTATTTCCGATTGGATAGTTAAATAATTTCATACTTAAACAATTACTTCAGAgaaaaaaactgaaatttttGGGATGAAATTAATTGTTaatgtcttttcttttcttttctttttttctctggCCCTTTTTCTAGTGTCTTCTTTGCACGCCGTTTTTTATTTGgctttattgttttttttttcggcGAAAATGCCGAGTGTTGTTTTCTGAATCGTAGGATTTTATCTCGTGAGCAAATTTACTACGATTTCTGTCAAGTTAAGATGATGATGCGTCAAATGAAACAAATTGACACTTCAATCCTTTAAAAGCTATCgttaataacatttttaaataacagtcaacaaataaatttatttatggtATATGATGATTTATGATTGGATTTTATGTCGTCATTGTATATCCCTGTATTACTATAAATAGTTTCAGaaattgtatttatataatttagtttaagCTTTCTTAATCCCTGATTCGTTCATTTGAGTCGAATTAAGATGTTGGCAAGTCACTTTCATTTTCACGTAACACACCCACCCAGACATGGGTTGGTTCTCTTACAAATAAACCATCTCATCACAGTTGCTCCTTCAACTCACAAACATATCACAATGCTGCATGCTCCACAAAAATAATCTACCAGACCATCATCACCCTCGTTACGTGCGTGAGGTAGTCAAGCACCACTACTGTGAACAAAGATTCATCACCATGGTTGAATTAGTAAATTGCATTGTTGTGCTTACTTCATACACACGGATAGAGAGAAGATAAAATTAATTGATactaaatgtttttaatttttgcatTTACAACGCAATAACTTTCTATAATGAAACTAATCTATCAAACCATTGAAAGTTTTATGAAGTATTGTTACAATTATGAACGATaagtattattatgatttacTAGCAAGTTGAGTAATATATAGATTAATAAAATCCTCACACTGCCTAAAGCTCTGAACTTAATAAGATCTCAAGTTCACTTGTATTTGCTGATAACTTATTAttggaaaagaaaatttaaaaaatcgaAATCACATAAAGAACTAAAAGAATACCACAATTACAATTTAATCAATACATAAcattgttgttttcttaatataaGATGGCAAATTGCAGTAGGGCTGCGACTTATAAAATTGAAACAAGTGCTTTTGCTTGATTACGATTATTCGGCCGTAAAGAATGCTAAAGAACAAGGTCCCTACCTACTCAATCTTTGACGGTGACGAAGGCAGAACAATAATAATTTCATACACTGATACTTGCAGAATGACACGGATACATGGATTTCACTATTATTATTACATCTCGTGTGATCAGCTTTCTATTGAGAATGCTTAAATCAaggtttgataaaaaaaatctacaagAATTTACTCAGTATAAAAAACCACACATGAACAACTGATGCGTTTGCCATTATACAACAATGGTGAGCTTTGAACCTATATTATCTGTACTTTTGTAATTCCCAAATAGGTCGCACCAAAAAGTGCCCTTATTTGGGCGTCCCGAAAGAAGCAAAGCTATCTTTCTTTGACAGGAtccaaaaatgttttttttttgcacaATATTAAATGGAATATCATTAATTGTGATTTAGATCCAGTATATAACAATGACATCCTGAAGAGATTAGAAAGTCCGCGAGTATTTCCTAATTTCATACATGATTGAAGAAATGGAAACAAGATCCTTGTTCAATGCAGATCCACCGACGATCCTCTTAATGCAATCCGAGAGTCTTGTGTAATAGAGCAACAATTGAGTCAACGCAGCCCTTAAGATCTCCATACCACACAAGAAGTTGCTGAAAGAAGTAATAACATCTTTATGCATCAGCTCGATTGCAGCCTTCCACCTACTCGCAAAATCCTTCACTAGGGGCTCGACTTCGGCGACAGTTATGGGTTTATCTGGATTTGATGTTGGGTCCTCGGCTGACAAATTACACACAATCAAGCCCGTATTTTTCAAAATGGAGAACATAAACAATACGTGTCCTTGTTACGATACTTACAAGCTTTAGACTTGACAAACTTGATCAAATCGTTAAAATGTTCTTGAAGCAGTTCTTCCTATAAGGAATGAGGAGAACAGTAAGGATACCACACATGAGAACAAGCAGGAAAATTACATTATATTTGCTTGGTATAATCTATCGGTACCCTTTCCCCTTTCTTTAATCTGAAAGGCTTGTTAAATTTATAACTATTGCAAGTCCTTTCTCCAATTTGGAGATCATACTTATGATTTCTGAAGTTTTGTCTGCAAAAATGGTTTTTAACCTTTTTACACAACAAATTGAGTTCCCGTGAATTGAATGGTGAGGCGACTCAGCATGCTTTTGTTATTTGAAAGTCATTATCGCAAATTTAGGACATATAACACTACAGAATTCTAGGTGGGCCTAAGATGTGAACATCATATGCAAAAAGAAACAAGAATGTGAATATATAGCAACAGAAAATTGACGCACTCATATATTGCCAAAACTATCTTTATATTGAAACTATATACACAAGAAATTGATTGTAGTTACCACAAATATTGTTGTATTGCTCTTCAGTAGTTCTTCAAAGTGCATTTGAATCTTTCCACCTTCAGGTCCTGCTTCCTGGAATCGAGAAAGTGGGAAAGCTTCAGTTGCCAAAAGTCAGAAAACAATCTATCTGATTATGAAAACCACATCTCGTCTCACCCTTGAGCTTTGTATTGatggaaaaatatataatagcTGTACTTTTAAAAGAGTTATTTGACAGAATCCTACCTTCAAAACTGTAATTGTCATATCATAGTTGTTTATAAGAAACActgtttgtaatttttgttttgggAAGTTCTTCGCAAGCTTGATAAGTAAGTCATCAACGGCCATTCTAAGTCGTTCCAAATTCAAATCAAGCTGCAATTCATCAGAGGATATATTATATTAGAGTTTTACAGAAGAAAACTCGATGACTATTCATCTATCAAACTAACCTGACCATCTCCACATTCAGCGTTTAAATGGATAAGAGAAGCAGTAAACTCGGCATAACGCCTCATGACATAGTGAGGATGAACATCGTCTTCCCATAATGTCTTCACATTTGCATTACGCAAGCTGCTCAGGTGCATGTCAAATACCAACTTAAATCTAGGCCACAAGGATATATTGACCtgcacaaaataaaattagctTCATCATGGCTCGATCATAGTAAATTCTAAATGATACAGGGGCACATTATCTTATTAACAATATTCCTTAAAGCCATTAATAATGTAGTCCATCTAAATCTAAAGGTAATTTACCAACTATGCCAGTTGCATGTGAGAGAGGGATATCAGAAACCAGGAATGTGTATATAAATTGTAGAGGTAATAAAGAAAAGGGAGATAAGGAAATTGAATTGGGGGCGGGAGCTTCATAAAAAGTAAATACCCTCCACACTCTGCTTCAAATATTtgccaaataaaaaataaaatacataaactGTCGATATATTGTACAAAAATGCGATTTGCATTATGTAGCAGAAAATAGAGTTGGAACAACTAGTAAGACAATATTTGCTGCATCCAGCAAATTCAATCACACTTTAAAGTTTGCAAAGGCTAGGAAACaatctatatatattataataaaaatgtaaatgaaCATTATCCCAAATGAAAACAAGGGGAAAGTCTGGTCATAATTGAGTTTTCCTGTCATCAACCAATGTCAATCATATTTAAGATCCCAAACATAGAAGTCCAATCATCTTATATGGCTTCCCAGTTTAAACACTCTCAAGAAAAGGCTATCTTGTTTAAATTAGTCTATAAATAGAAAACTGACCTTGTCTAAATATGAATCCAGGCATGGAATCCGTCTCCGAGACATGATGAGCTGAAATTGAAAAAGTCAGatacaaattaaatataaaagtgaAAATCTCCAAGTGCACCACCAAGTACATCTGCCAAAACATGCAGAATACTACAATTTATTCTGATGAGTACTATATTTTTTAACAGTGAATCCTCTTTCAGTCTGTTTGAAGTCAAATATTTTACGAATTGATTTGATTTATAAATGAATACCTTTGTGTATAGTTATgatatataaaattgattttatttggaAATCCTTTTTTTATAGTTGTGTACAAAATAGAAATCcactatttttaataattgaatTGACATTTTTTGCACTTATTAATTGAGTCATTTTAAGTAAACTGCTAACATAAAGTCAattcatttttatctttaatgcATTACAAACATGGATCTGATTTGTAAATAAATTCAAACCCTTTTTTATATAATGAATATCAAGCATAAGCATTAATTcataaatcaaatcaaataaaattatttctaaattttttattcagaGCACAACCTTCCAGAGTTTCAGGAGGGGGTTAAGATTCAGAATCAGATTCTTGGAAATTGGAATAAAATGCTAAAACAGCTAACAGTCATCCACTGAGATTAGACTTACTTAGCCCAGAACTGTCTAATTAGCATCACTATGGTGTTTGCTTAGACACGTTCTTTTCAcccaaagataaaaaaaaaacagaggcTTACAACATAAAACATTACCTGATGCTTGTGTATTATTTGAATCATAAGCATGAGGCCTATAGCATCATAGCAATTTGGAAGTACTAAATTGAAGTGCTCATCAATGACCCCAAATGGACCTGAAAATACCAAAGAGCAAATCATAAGGGTCTTCTTCAAAACCCAATTCTGAAATGAAATGAGATTCAACACTGAAGTGATCTAGTGGTTTTGGTTTaagtataatattatataaaccAAATTGAATTTAACAACTGCCCTTTCTATATTCAGATCATAACAAAACAAACCTGTTTTCCACAAGGTCAGGTACACAAACCGAATGAAGCCATGTTCTTTATAACTACTTCATAGAAGAGGTCACTAAATTCTAAATCCTTCTTAATGATTTCATTAGATTCTTTCTTGACCTCAAGTTATTAGGCTATATATTATCTACCGATTCTTATAACAAGGGCCTTTATCAGTCTTCTTCTCACATGCCTAAACCATATCATATGTGATTTTACCTTTTCTTTTCCTCACTTGATCCCACTCTAACTTTCTATCCAACATGAATTTTCCCAGTCTTAACTTTCTTGTATGATCAATTATATAATGCAACATCCACATCTTTGCAACCCTTACGCTTTTGTTGGCACTTTATCACCAAATATTAAGAACCACACAGCATCGTTGTTCTTACGATGATTTTGTAGCAACGTTTTCCTTTTAGCCTAAGAGACACCTTTCAATCACAAATAAAACCTAAAGCATTCCTTCATTTCATCTACCTAAGTATGAAGTCTATGATTTACATCTCTATTTCTGCATCACATTGTATGAAGAGCCAATATACTTAAACTGTCTGGCCTGTGGCATGATATATCTCCAATCATTAAATGACAATTTTCTAGCATAGTTTTAttacatttaaattataatacaaaacTTTAATCCATTTTCAGCACTAAATGTTTTTTTAGCAAACAAGAAATCCATTAATTTAGGGCTTAATTTTTCGTTCATAAAAAATCACTCCTTAGTTTTCAATGCTAAAATTAATCAGTTATTTTAAACAACTCTCATCCATGTCTCTTGATGTTCTAATACCCTTTTTGCGATGATGTTTACTTATATATGATCCCCTACTTGTTTTTAAGGAGTTAATTTAGCATATTACAACCTCTCACTTATTATTTATATACCCTCACAGGTGCAACTTGCTAAACCCTTCTTCAGATAAGCGATAATATAATAGTAGCAATCCTCATGTGTGTGAGAGAGACAACTCTCGGCTATTGTGAATGAGAACATTTAATTACAATGGTTAGATTAAAATTAATAGCTCTggtcaattatttaatttcaagtTCTAAGTGATCTTTTAAAAATCTCACATGTACTTTAattaaaaaggaagaaaatcACAAGggattcaaaatttaatatgcCATGTGAAccattaaattaaaactaattgtTGTAACTAAATGTTCGTATAATCTCATATCTCATGGTAACTTAGAGTTCTCATTTTAGAAATGCTCCTCATACACATCAAAGAGACAATGAATCCAACAGTGTTAATCTCTCCCTCACACGCAATACAAATACACCATATGTGACTTACGAATCCAACAATGTTCATTTCATATATAAATAACCTAGAAGTCTTCcttattctttttttaagtGTGAAAACTCCCCACAATAATCAAGACACTCCAGAAAAATATACctgaaaaaatttcataaaatatagATTCTTCTCCAAAGAAATCATCACAGAAATTATATCTGCAGACGAACGAAAATAATGTCAATATGCATAACAATAGGGACTTTATGTTATGATGATAATAACAAGACAGTGAGCTTTTAGAGTACTCTGAAGTAGCAGTATCCATAAGCAGTTTCTGCAAGCTCCTGAACAGGAGCTCATATGGGTATTTAATGGAGCTTGCTTCAGCTATATGAGGAATTAATGCAGGTTCATCAATTTCCTGTAAGAATGTAACAAACGAAATGCAGTTACCCAAAAGTCCACAAAATCTATGCAGATTCATTTAATAATACATCAATTTCTATTAAGCCAAACAACCCTCAAGAATGACTTAATATTACAACAAAGGAATACCAATTGTATTCAAAATGGATCAGGCTCTTGTACCATATTAGGAATGAGACATCTTACCCCCACTCACTCCTTGGCTGTGAAATTAGACAGAGTGGAAATTAATGGGTTACCCAAAGTAAAAAACCAATAGATTCTAATATCAATAGAAATGGACTGAATATAACTCAAACCCAAAAGCTAGCTTATGAAGAGAGTTTCCCAGACCTTATTAGAGTATTTTGGCATTATTCCTGGTAGATATGGGATATCCTAAAAATATGATTTCTAGTATTATATGAATTTAATGGCAGAATCAAACTATCAAAGTAACATATAACTTATCATTACTGCTTTATGAAATTACTAATAGGTCAAAAAATCTTGAAATACAACTTTGctaaaaagtattttttctttcttttctaacAGTTATTTTTCCAGGGTTAACTAACCTCCATTCCTTGAAGAAAACTATTAACATCAATAACaacaatataattaaattaaataaacacaCGGCTTTTAGGCAAATTAGATCAGTGATCAAAAAGCCAAATCATCAGCAACGATTTCCTCTTTTCTAGACAGAGTTATACCTTCAATATATTAATCCTATCCCCAAGCGCGAATACCGCAGATCGATTCTTCAGTGGTTCCCTTGCTCTTGTGAATAGACCACTGCTTCTTGTCTCTACACCAATTAAATCATTATATGTTGCTATATCCAATTGTAATTTCTCCAATGCTTGTATATAAGCACGAAAATGAGCACTAAGAACCTGCAAACATTCAGCAGCAGCATTAGCATAGTTCTTGAAGTTATCTTCAATACCGTTTCTATCTAAAGTTATACTAGAGTGCATTTGGAAGAGCTTATTGGGCTGTGATAGTTGCTTATGAGCTCCTTTTACCCTTTTCCAATAAGATTCGTGGAGAAACTAAGAATAAGCTTATTTGGGCTTAGCTATTATACCAAATCAGAGCTACCTAAAGTCTCCAATGCTATCATATACATATCTCAGTTTAAACccaatttatgaaaaataaatgcaTTTCTGGTTTGGTGGGCTCCGGCATCCTTCATTATTGAACCTAGATTTAGGTAGAATCCTAATCATACAAAACAAGCTTTTTGTCAACAGATTTCAAGTTAAAAGGTGGCTTAGGTTACAAAATACTAAGCTTACCAAACTATCTTGATGACACATGGGCCATGATTTTGTTGGAAAGTtcaatagcaaaaaaaaaagatgcTTTGGACCAAGATTAGAAACAAAGACAAACTCTCATAAGCAACTGGACCTTTTCTACTCCCAACACCAATATTGATTCAAGATTCTATTTTGAACAGTTACCTTATTCATTGTATCAATGTATGCAGCACGAACTTCATTATATATTTCCTTTCCGTGTTCCTTGAGGAAGGTAACAACATACCTACACATTTATACTTCGATTCATTAGATTACCAGAGAACCAGAAGCTCTAAACATTACCACAAGTGAGTCCTCAATTTAAAGGTGGCAAAGTGAAGTATAGATTGGAATATTTCACAGCCTTCCAATGTTGGCCGACAACATAAAAATTCCATAAATGATGGCAAGTGGTCAGCCACAACATTTAATTGAATACTTCATAAATAGATTcttcaagatcaccacaaaCAATAAGAAAAACTTACTTGTACTTTAAAAGGACACTTTGTTGAAGTATTTGGATATTGGTTTTGGGTTTTCTCAGTGCATAAAGTTTCTGAACAATAAAGTCAAACACCTAAAGATGAAAATTCATGATAGTTAATATTTTACCTAATAAATGGCTTccaaatacaaagaaaaatgagctataaaaaaaagattattcttattattttaggTAACCTTTGAAACTG
Proteins encoded in this region:
- the LOC137831838 gene encoding uncharacterized protein, with the protein product MMMRYKEEKEAKKEGFRKYLETSGAVDALTKVLVALYEQNDKPSSAVEFIQQKLSCPSIPEYEKLQAEFSDLQIKYNELLAAHQRTCKELEEIKSSHVLATVSTKETTDSESPKDGL
- the LOC137831839 gene encoding vacuolar protein sorting-associated protein 52 A, with protein sequence MADVAGVTVSPSIGETSDAQKNVFDLGAFVGDLTLEEDPSSDDISLEGLEQELDECKNNDVVANILSKGTKLRDYTKGVENDLRKVELDSIQDYIKESDNLVSLHDQIRDCDSILSQMETLLSGFQAEIGSISSDIKILQEKSMDMSLRLKNRKVAESKLAKFVEDIIVPPRMVDILVDGEVNEEYMRTLEILSKKLKFVEVDQMVKASKALKDVQPELEKLRQKAVSKVFDFIVQKLYALRKPKTNIQILQQSVLLKYKYVVTFLKEHGKEIYNEVRAAYIDTMNKVLSAHFRAYIQALEKLQLDIATYNDLIGVETRSSGLFTRAREPLKNRSAVFALGDRINILKEIDEPALIPHIAEASSIKYPYELLFRSLQKLLMDTATSEYNFCDDFFGEESIFYEIFSGPFGVIDEHFNLVLPNCYDAIGLMLMIQIIHKHQLIMSRRRIPCLDSYLDKVNISLWPRFKLVFDMHLSSLRNANVKTLWEDDVHPHYVMRRYAEFTASLIHLNAECGDGQLDLNLERLRMAVDDLLIKLAKNFPKQKLQTVFLINNYDMTITVLKEAGPEGGKIQMHFEELLKSNTTIFVEELLQEHFNDLIKFVKSKASEDPTSNPDKPITVAEVEPLVKDFASRWKAAIELMHKDVITSFSNFLCGMEILRAALTQLLLYYTRLSDCIKRIVGGSALNKDLVSISSIMYEIRKYSRTF